The Prosthecobacter vanneervenii region AACAGCATCGCCAGACTGATCTGATACGATTTTCCCAAAGGCAGTGCATGCCCTGCGGCCCCCGTGGCCACACGCCACACGATGCCCTGCAGCAGGTAGGTGCAGGCCTGCAGCCCCAGCGCCAGCACCAGCCAGCGCACATCCATCTGCTTCAGCAGGCTCAAAAATTCCTCTTCTTCCGTCAGATGCGTCACCACCAGGATCAGCGCCGCACACGCCGCCGCCCCCGTGAGCCACACCATCCACGACATCGGAGGCAACCTGCCCTGCGGATTCTTCATCAAAAGATCCGTTTCTTCATCGGTGTTCCTCTCCTCGGGCATGGCTCTTTGTGGGATTTCCTCAGTTTGAAGTCAATCGGGAACCCATCAGCCACCGCGCTGATCACTTCTCTTTCCCCACCGCAGGCAACACCCGGCTGAAGATCTCCTGGGTGAGCAGTTGGTAGGCCGGTGTCTGCCAGTGGTAGTTGTCACCTGAGGCAAGATCGAGGTGCGAGGCGAGCAGGGCATACGCGTCGATCACTTCGATGCCTTCTTGTTTCATGACCTGCGCGGAAAGGGTGTTGAGGCGCAGCACCACGTCATTTTTGTCGCCGAATGCAGTGACAGGCTTGTCCGGGGCTGGACGTGCCGCCGTGTGCGGTGTGGTCATGAGGTAGAAGATTTTGGCCTGAGGCGCGCCATTCTTGAAGCAGCGTGTCAGCTTCTGCATCCGCTCCAACACCACCGCATCTGAAACCTGGGCTGGCGTCCAGTGCAGGGAATGCAGGCCGTTGTTGAAAACAATCGCGTCAAACTTGTATCGGCCCGCCATTTCGCTCAGAGCCTGCTCAGGCACGTCTCCACCCACGAAGTGAACGCAATGAAAGGTATAAACGTTCTTTTTGAGCATCTCTGGAATGAAGGAGCCGCTGTAGCCCATGGAGATGGAGTCGCCGTAGATGAGCACCTGGGGCCACTCGGGATGCTCGATCTTTGGCACGTCCAGCGCCCAGCCTTTCCCGGCCACCGCGCCGCGCGGGTAGGGTCCTGCGCTCTCTTTCTTTGAAACGTAGTTATAAGCAGGTCCAAAGACCTTCACGCTGTGCACCGTCACGGGCATGGTCTTGGACTTCGGATTGTCGTTGCGCCCGATCCACATCGGCTCGCTGTTGGGCACGAGCTCCATGAAGCACTTCTTGATGGGAGCGTCATCGATGTAAAAGGTCGCCAGGCCATTGCGCACGGCCAGCGTGAAGGTGCAGGGTTTGTTGATTTCCGGCTCGTTGCGCCCATTCAGCGCACCACCGGTCATCAAAATCTTGTTCACGACGGAGTTTACCTGACGCGCATAATACGGCTTGTCCTTGTAGTTGAAGAACATGGCAAAGCCGTCGTCCTTTCCGCCGCTTTGCTTGTTCATCACGGTAAAGACCGCATCCTGCACCAGAGCGTCTAAAGAGAGCGTGACCTGCACAGTGAAGTTCTTCTGATCAGGAAACGCCTCTGCAGGAACGGCGAATGATGCGCCATCGTGCAGCTTTATGGCACCTCCTGCCTTCTCCACCGCCGGGATGTCGTTTTTGGCGAGATCCCAGAGAGGGGATTCATCGGCAGTGGCCAAGCCTGAGAAAGCGAGCGCAAACAGGAGCGTCGTGAGTCTTTTCATGGAATGCAGAGTTTAGCGCTGCCCGATCACGCTGAAGTCGAGATCGCCCTTTCCGGCATCCACACCTGCGCGCATGGCGGCGGCGGTGCAGTCCAGTGCAGGGGTGTGCAGCTTGGCCTCGGCGGCGAGTTCGCGGGCAAAGTCGGCGTCCTTCAGCATGTTGCGCAGGGCGAAGTGCGGCTCGTAGTCGCTCTTGATGATGGCGGGCAGCTTCATGCCGATGAGCGTGGAGTAGTTGGCGTTGCTCTCCAGGGCCTCGTGCAGCTTTTCCAAGGGAATCCCGTTGGCCTTGGTGATGTCTGCTGCCTCGGCCACCGCCTCGACGATCACAGCGGAGACGAGATTGGTCACGATCTTGAGCACCATGGCGTCTCCCACTTCCCCGAGCGGCAGGATTTTGGCAGCGCTGGCCTCCAGCACGGGGCGGGCGCGCTCCAGCAGCAGGTCGCTGCCGCCGATGTAGTAGCAAAGCTTGCCGTTTTGAGCGGCCATCTTGCTGCCGGTGAAGGGGGCGTCCAGGTAAGCTGCGCCTGCGGCCTCCACCAGTCTGCCCGCCTCCAGTGCGGCGGCCTTGCTCACGGTGGCGTGGTTCATGATGAGGTGCCCGGCTTTGAGGGCTGGCTTCATGTCTTCGATGGCCTCGATCAGCGCCTTGCTGTCACGCACAAAAATTTGAATGATGCCGGCGGCCTCCGCCACCTCATGCGGGGAGGAGAGGAAGTTGGGCACCGGGCGCGCGCTCCTGCTCCAGACAAACACTTCATGTCCTGCCTTGCGCAGATTTTCCGCCACACGACTGCCGATGATGCCGAGTCCGAGAATGCCAACGTTGGGTTTCATGCCCACGCCCTTAGCGCGCATTTCACGCGGTGCAAATCCTCACCGTGCAGGCTCGGTGGCGCTGACGACTTCGGCATGAGTCACCACCTGCACACGCTTGCTCAGGGCTGCCAGCAGTTGCTTCACGGCCGACTCGCGGCGCTGACTGGTGAGCATGGCGGTGATTTCCTCCCGCACCTCTTCGAAAGCCGGCAGGCATGAGGCGCGCTGCTCCTTCAGCAGGATGAGGTGCCAGCCGACGCGGGTGCGCACCGGAGCGCTCACCTGCCCTACCCGCAGGCTGCGCACCGCCGCGATGAAATCCGCCGGCATGCGCTCGTGCGTAAACCAGCCCAAATCTCCGCCCAGCCTCTTGCTGCGCTCGTCTTCTGAATGAGCTGCCACAAGCTGCGCGAAGGTGCTCTTTCCTGCCAGCATCTGCTGCTGCAGGCCGCGGATCTCGGCCTCGCGGTCCGGCTTTCCAGGAGTTGCCTGCGCCAGGAAAAGATGGGCTGCATGCCAGGCCTGCGGAATGCGCAGTTTTTCCCGGTGGCCCTGATACCATGCCTGAACCACCTGCGGAGTGATCTTGGCCACTTCAGGCTGAATTTGTGCGGCGATCCAGGCCTCATCGCGCAGAGATTCCTCGATCTGCGCCGCGAGAGTCTTAGGGGTGAGATGCTGCGCGGCCATGCGGCGGGGTGCCTCTTCAGCCTCCGCAAACTGCCGCTGCATCATGTCGGCCTCCTGCCGGGCCGCCGGACTGGGAGCGGTGCTGACGGGGGCGTCTTTGAGGCGAAAGGCTCGGATCAGTCGGGCATCGATCAGCCGATCCAGCACCTCGAGGCGCAATTTCTGACGTGCCTCGGGGTTCAAAAAGGCCCATTTGGCATCCTGTTTCCACAATTCCTCACGGAGTGCATCGGCAAGCTCACGACGGGATATGGGCTGGCCAGCAACCTCTGCCACCACTCCGCCGCGCAGCCAGCGGTCCACCGGACCGTGGTAGTAGTAGAGGTCAGCGGCCACGTAACAGCCCGCCACCACCAAAAAGAGGATGGTCCACCACCCCAGCAGGCCCTGGAAAATACGCGACATTAAGGCCTGAAGCCTAGGAGACGCTCTGCGAGGTGCAAGCCCAAGCCCCTCTTTTGCGGAGTTGCCCGTCATCAAGTCCGCCTTATTTTTCACAAATTTAATAAAATAAACCTCGATTTATCTCGCCGTTACCATAAATTTCATAACATCATGACATTCCCTCGGTTCTTTTCCCTGCTCTTTGCGGCTTGGACCGTCACAGCCTCCGCTGCGACGGTTTCCGTGACTGGTTTGGATAATAACGGCGACGTGATCGGGCAGTATGTCATTGGTGGTCAGACCTATTGGTGGATGTGCATTGAACCGGGACCGCCAGCCATCAGCAATCAGACCATCACCGCCAACAGCCTCTCTTTTACCGATGGCTGGACGGTGCAAAACACTGAACGCTATGTGAATACGTATGGGGCCGACCCGAGTTTCTACGCCAGCATCGTGCCGAAGCAGATCGCGGTGATGGAGTATGTGCTGGATACCTACCTGCCCTGGAACACGCTGGCCGGTGCCTCTGGGCGCTTTTTGGAGCAAAGCGGCGACTTTAACAATTTCACGAACAACGACAGCTTCTACAACGCGATGTTTGCGGTGCAGAACTTCCTAGCGCAAACGGAGGGCAAGCCGCCGAAGTCGGACTTTACCGACATGAGCGACTACCTGGACTACTACGCCGGTCATGGGAATGCCACGGATGACGCGCGCTCCGCGATCTTCCAGAGCATGCTCAGCGATGTGGCCGCGAAGGACGGTGCGGGCTTTTTCGCCACCTACACTCCCGTGCACGATTATTCCACGATCAACACCTACGCTCCAGAGGCTGATCCAAGCAACTGGCAGGACGGGCTGGTGATCGGCATGGCAGCGGTGCCAGAACCGGGCAGCGCCATCCTCGTGGCCAGTGTTGGGCTGGCCTGGATCATCCGCCGTCGGCGTCGGTAAAAGCTCCCTATTCGGAACGAAGCGCCTCAAAATGAGCGCGAGTCAACTGGGGATCCAGTTTGGTATAGAAGTCGATCACCAGCTCCGCCTTTTCGCGCATTTTGGGAAACTGCTGCATGGCTGTGCGCAATGCTGCATCGCCCATCATAAGGCGTGAAGCGATG contains the following coding sequences:
- a CDS encoding SGNH/GDSL hydrolase family protein, producing MKRLTTLLFALAFSGLATADESPLWDLAKNDIPAVEKAGGAIKLHDGASFAVPAEAFPDQKNFTVQVTLSLDALVQDAVFTVMNKQSGGKDDGFAMFFNYKDKPYYARQVNSVVNKILMTGGALNGRNEPEINKPCTFTLAVRNGLATFYIDDAPIKKCFMELVPNSEPMWIGRNDNPKSKTMPVTVHSVKVFGPAYNYVSKKESAGPYPRGAVAGKGWALDVPKIEHPEWPQVLIYGDSISMGYSGSFIPEMLKKNVYTFHCVHFVGGDVPEQALSEMAGRYKFDAIVFNNGLHSLHWTPAQVSDAVVLERMQKLTRCFKNGAPQAKIFYLMTTPHTAARPAPDKPVTAFGDKNDVVLRLNTLSAQVMKQEGIEVIDAYALLASHLDLASGDNYHWQTPAYQLLTQEIFSRVLPAVGKEK
- a CDS encoding NAD(P)-dependent oxidoreductase is translated as MKPNVGILGLGIIGSRVAENLRKAGHEVFVWSRSARPVPNFLSSPHEVAEAAGIIQIFVRDSKALIEAIEDMKPALKAGHLIMNHATVSKAAALEAGRLVEAAGAAYLDAPFTGSKMAAQNGKLCYYIGGSDLLLERARPVLEASAAKILPLGEVGDAMVLKIVTNLVSAVIVEAVAEAADITKANGIPLEKLHEALESNANYSTLIGMKLPAIIKSDYEPHFALRNMLKDADFARELAAEAKLHTPALDCTAAAMRAGVDAGKGDLDFSVIGQR
- a CDS encoding peptidylprolyl isomerase, producing the protein MSRIFQGLLGWWTILFLVVAGCYVAADLYYYHGPVDRWLRGGVVAEVAGQPISRRELADALREELWKQDAKWAFLNPEARQKLRLEVLDRLIDARLIRAFRLKDAPVSTAPSPAARQEADMMQRQFAEAEEAPRRMAAQHLTPKTLAAQIEESLRDEAWIAAQIQPEVAKITPQVVQAWYQGHREKLRIPQAWHAAHLFLAQATPGKPDREAEIRGLQQQMLAGKSTFAQLVAAHSEDERSKRLGGDLGWFTHERMPADFIAAVRSLRVGQVSAPVRTRVGWHLILLKEQRASCLPAFEEVREEITAMLTSQRRESAVKQLLAALSKRVQVVTHAEVVSATEPAR
- a CDS encoding PEP-CTERM sorting domain-containing protein is translated as MTFPRFFSLLFAAWTVTASAATVSVTGLDNNGDVIGQYVIGGQTYWWMCIEPGPPAISNQTITANSLSFTDGWTVQNTERYVNTYGADPSFYASIVPKQIAVMEYVLDTYLPWNTLAGASGRFLEQSGDFNNFTNNDSFYNAMFAVQNFLAQTEGKPPKSDFTDMSDYLDYYAGHGNATDDARSAIFQSMLSDVAAKDGAGFFATYTPVHDYSTINTYAPEADPSNWQDGLVIGMAAVPEPGSAILVASVGLAWIIRRRRR